From one Malus sylvestris chromosome 1, drMalSylv7.2, whole genome shotgun sequence genomic stretch:
- the LOC126624413 gene encoding uncharacterized protein LOC126624413: MSFRKQLSGNMKRKKKAKDNEIAESLRGSLNKFFSTKNESVENLRENNVGEEPQNVIGESHDHENGSDLEENVGDESQDHENGGDVDLNVDDDHIGVEENIESSEPIFHINIYDPRVWDGLNAEMRDLLVENGPIRETNLTYPKDKLSRKFSSHYYDRKLPTGEIYDRKWLVYSKELDKVFCFCCKLFKTIASKSELAKDGISDWRHLGVKLDQHEKSKEHLTNLRTWVELKSRLTTNQTIDKEFQMRIKKETNHWKQVMLRIIAVVKCLAIRNLAFRGTNERPYEDSNGNFLGLLEMIAEFDPIMQKHFRLIENKEIHHHYLSHKIQNELIATLASKVKTAIIKKVKEAKFFSVILDCTPDASHVEQMTLILRCVDLSSRSINIREYFMEFLSVEDTSGQGLFNELQDVLKSLDLDIDNVRGQGYDNGSNMRGKHQGVQKRLLDINPRAFYMPCGSHCLNLIVCDMASSCLKAKSFFGACQCIYTVFSNSTKRWNILLEHIDGLTLKSLSTTRWESHIESVKAIKSQVAQVRNALFTLVEITENPQLSRDAECLASGELSSFDFVLSLVIWYDILLKINMVSKKLQSEDMRLDVAVKALEALVTFFENYRETGFASAMRDAKEIALESEIDPVFQTKRHRPRKRHHDEVDGNEREQQSAEESFRTDYFLVIVDIALSQLKHRFEQLKAFEYIFGFLFDAPKLISLDDQQLKENCMNLEAHLKHGNTMDVDGADLCSELQVLQMMLPEEAFFSNNPWTSMEIANFVKETDMCPNVLIAYRVLLTVPVTVASAERSFSKLKLLKSYLRTTMTQDRLNGLAILCIEKDEIEDLEYDDIIDDFASKNARRQFLKG; encoded by the coding sequence ATGTCTTTTAGGAAACAACTCTCTGgtaatatgaaaagaaaaaaaaaggcaaaggatAACGAAATTGCCGAAAGTTTAAGAGGATCTCTTAATAAATTTTTCTCTACAAAGAATGAGTCagttgaaaatttgagagaaaataaTGTTGGTGAAGAGCCACAAAATGTTATTGGGGAGTCTCATGATCATGAAAATGGTAGTGATTTAGAAGAAAATGttggtgatgagtctcaagatCATGAAAATGGTGGTGATGTGGATTTAAATGTTGATGATGATCATATTGGTGTAGAGGAAAATATTGAATCTTCTGAACCTATTTTCCATATAAACATTTATGATCCAAGAGTTTGGGATGGTCTTAATGCAGAAATGAGAGACTTGCTTGTAGAAAATGGGCCAATTCGAGAAACTAATCTCACTTATCCTAAGGACAAACTCTCTAGAAAATTTTCCTCACACTACTATGATCGAAAATTACCAACGGGTGAAATTTATGATAGGAAATGGCTCGTGTACTCAAAAGAGTTGGATaaagtcttttgcttttgttgtaaattgtttAAAACAATTGCCTCAAAAAGTGAGTTAGCAAAAGATGGAATTAGTGATTGGAGACATCTTGGTGTGAAACTTGACCAACATGAAAAGAGTAAAGAACATCTTACTAATTTGAGAACTTGGGTTGAGTTGAAAAGTAGATTGACAACAAATCAGACAATTGATAAAGAATTTCAAATGCGAATCAAGAAAGAGACAAATCATTGGAAACAAGTGATGCTTAGAATTATTGCTGTTGTGAAATGTCTTGCTATACGTAATTTAGCATTTCGTGGAACAAATGAAAGACCTTATGAAGACTCTAATGGAAACTTCTTAGGTTTACTTGAAATGATTGCGGAGTTTGATCCAATAATGCAAAAGCATTTTCGACTCATTGAGAATAAAGAGATTCATCACCACTATTTGAgccataaaattcaaaatgagtTGATAGctactttagcttcaaaagtcaaaaccgcAATCATTAAAAAGGTTAAAgaagccaaatttttttctgTCATTCTTGATTGTACTCCTGATGCAAGTCATGTGGAACAAATGACTTTAATTTTGAGATGTGTTGACTTGTCAAGTAGGTCAATAAATATAAGGGAGTATTTCATGGAGTTTTTAAGTGTGGAAGATACATCAGGACAAGGACTTTTTAATGAGTTGCAAGATGTCCTAAAGTCTCTTGATCTTGATATTGATAATGTGAGGGGACAAGGTTATGATAATGGATCTAACATGAGAGGGAAACACCAAGGTGTCCAAAAAAGATTGCTAGACATAAATCCCAGAGCATTTTACATGCCATGTGGTTCtcattgtcttaatttaatagtTTGTGATATGGCAAGTTCATGTCTTAAAGCAAAATCTTTTTTTGGAGCTTGTCAATGCATATATACGGTGTTTTCCAACTCTACAAAGCGTTGGAATATTTTGCTTGAACATATTGATGGTTTAACTTTGAAGTCATTGTCAACTACTCGATGGGAAAGTCACATTGAAAGTGTTAAAGCAATTAAATCCCAAGTAGCCCAAGTTAGAAATGCTTTGTTTACGTTGGTGGAAATTACTGAGAATCCCCAATTGAGTAGGGATGCAGAATGTTTAGCATCAGGAGAACTTTCCagttttgattttgtattaagtttggttatttggtatgacattttgttgaagattaacatggtgagcaaaaaattacaatcTGAAGACATGCGTCTTGATGTTGCTGTAAAGGCTTTGGAAGCACTTGTTaccttttttgaaaactacagAGAAACTGGTTTTGCTTCTGCCATGCGTGATGCTAAAGAAATTGCACTTGAATCGGAAATTGACCCTGTTTTTCAAACTAAACGTCATAGACCTAGAAAAAGACAtcatgatgaagttgatggtaaTGAGAGGGAACAACAGTCTGCTGAAGAATCATTTAGAACAGATTATTTTCTTGTTATAGTGGATATTGCTCTTTCTCAACTGAAACACAGGTTTGAACAGTTAAAGgcttttgaatatatttttGGCTTCTTGTTTGATGCACCGAAGTTGATTTCATTGGATGATCaacaactaaaagaaaattgtatgaATCTTGAAGCACATTTGAAACATGGAAATACCATGGATGTAGATGGAGCCGACTTATGTTCCGAGTTACAGGTGTTGCAAATGATGTTACCTGAAGAAGCATTTTTCTCTAATAACCCTTGGACATCCATGGAAATAgcaaactttgtaaaagaaaCTGACATGTGTCCTAATGTCTTGATTGCTTATCGTGTACTGTTGACTGTACCTGTGACCGTGGCATCTGCAGaaagaagtttttcaaaattgaaattattaaaatctTACTTGCGGACCACTATGACTCAAGATAGGCTAAATGGATTAGCAATCTTATGCATTGAAAAGGAtgagattgaagacttggagtatgatgatataattgatgattttgcttcaaaaaaTGCCAGAAGACAATTTCTTAAAGGTTGA
- the LOC126624466 gene encoding cyclic nucleotide-gated ion channel 1-like isoform X2: MAGNVKGLTSDMENQAEEKTDREAGEYSKSMCSRDLNLIKKIRKTLGPYLPRWSIIYVISCVFAVSIDPFFFYIVIIDQDNKCFQIDKTLAFVAFLMRLITDVIFLVHLICEICDRVQNPNTLEIAPKMLPWLSIYTVIDLFALIPLPQVLIGVMFYTMKGSGFVEHIKVLNIFLLCQYFPRIYRIYLSAKEYKITNSIWVKGLYNLFLYILASHLLGALWYFFSIERELSCWHEACVNHSIDPRECINTFYCDSRSTMARNITFLNEHCPLDTLDGALSPFNFGIFLDSLKNQNTEHIKFEKKFFYSLWWGLRNLSNFGTNLTTSTYVWENLFAVAISVVGLLLFLYLIGNVQTYMQMEASKAEELSEKIKLKKLEVRTWMSRNEIPDVMKEAILSNIRQNLKRHIDADLHHFLFYILPVNIRTHLKHCLCMKTLQKVKTLEDMDVKVLTFICNYLKPVRYTENSFVFRMGDPLDCMLFIIEGTVWTYGSTDSQAGQGISSMDTKPLGKGDFYGEELLDCASHRFTKLPVSSKHVKTQTKVEAFVLMAKDLETVVSKSRLEWEKKKKKGSQLLESVAASTIASAFRLHLRKNKRALQ; encoded by the exons ATGGCTGGAAACGTCAAGGGATTAACTTCAGATATGGAGAACCAGGCAGAAGAGAAAACAGACAG AGAGGCTGGAGAATATTCGAAATCGATGTGCAGCAGGGACCTTAACTTGATAAAGAAGATTCGTAAAACGCTGGGGCCTTACCTTCCAAGATGGAGCAtaatatatgtgatatcatGCGTATTTGCTGTCTCTATTGATCCCTTCTTCTTTTACATTGTGATCATCGATCAGGATAACAAGTGTTTTCAAATAGACAAAACGTTGGCTTTTGTTGCTTTTCTTATGCGATTAATCACGGATGTCATTTTCCTGGTGCATTTAATATGTGAAATCTGTGACCGTGTTCAAAATCCAAATACCCTGGAAATAGCTCCGAAGATGTTGCCGTGGTTATCTATCTATACTGTAATAGATTTGTTCGCTCTTATTCCCCTCCCTCAA GTGCTAATAGGAGTTATGTTTTACACAATGAAAGGCTCAGGATTCGTGGAACACATCAAGGTCCTGAATATTTTTCTTCTCTGTCAATATTTTCCGAGGATTTATCGAATTTACCTATCGGCCAAGGAATACAAAATAACTAATAGCATATGGGTTAAGGGTCTATACAACTTGTTTCTCTACATTCTTGCCAGCCAT CTGCTTGGAGCTCTTTGGTACTTTTTTTCTATTGAACGAGAGTTATCATGTTGGCACGAGGCTTGTGTAAATCATAGTATAGATCCCAGGGAATGTATAAATACTTTCTATTGTGATAGTCGGAGTACTATGGCAAGGAATATAACATTTCTAAATGAGCATTGCCCATTGGATACTCTAGATGGTGCTTTATCTCCATTTAACTTTGGAATTTTTCTTGATTCCCTAAAGAATCAAAACACGGAGCATATAaagttcgaaaagaagttttttTACTCTTTATGGTGGGGCTTGAGAAATCTGAG TAATTTTGGGACCAATCTGACAACAAGTACGTATGTGTGGGAAAACTTGTTTGCGGTTGCCATTTCTGTCGTTGGCTTGCTACTGTTTTTATATCTCATTGGAAACGTGCAG ACTTATATGCAGATGGAAGCTTCAAAAGCAGAAGAGCTAAGCGAAAAGATTAAGCTGAAGAAGCTAGAAGTAAGGACATGGATGTCCAGAAACGAAATCCCTGATGTTATGAAGGAAGCAATCTTGAGTAACATAAGGCAAAACTTGAAACGACACATTGATGCTGATCTCCATCATTTTCTGTTCTATATTCTTCCTGTGAATATCAGAACACATCTGAAACATTGTCTTTGCATGAAGACACTTCAGAAA GTAAAAACGCTTGAAGATATGGATGTCAAAGTGTTGACGTTTATCTGCAACTATCTGAAGCCAGTGAGGTACACTGAGAACAGCTTCGTTTTTCGAATGGGTGATCCACTCGACTGCATGCTGTTCATTATCGAAGGGACAGTGTGGACCTACGGGTCGACTGATAGTCAAGCTGGGCAAGGAATCTCATCAATGGACACCAAGCCCCTCGGGAAAGGTGACTTTTACGGGGAAGAGCTTCTCGATTGCGCATCACACCGTTTCACCAAACTTCCAGTCTCCAGCAAACATGTCAAAACTCAGACAAAAGTAGAAGCATTTGTGCTCATGGCAAAGGACTTGGAAACGGTAGTTTCCAAATCCCGGTTAGAGtgggagaaaaagaagaagaagggttctCAATTGTTGGAGTCCGTGGCAGCTTCTACCATAGCATCAGCATTCCGTCTTCATCTCCGCAAAAACAAACGTGCACTACAATAG
- the LOC126624466 gene encoding cyclic nucleotide-gated ion channel 1-like isoform X1: protein MVHSIQAVNHGLQKYASRHIHRREAGEYSKSMCSRDLNLIKKIRKTLGPYLPRWSIIYVISCVFAVSIDPFFFYIVIIDQDNKCFQIDKTLAFVAFLMRLITDVIFLVHLICEICDRVQNPNTLEIAPKMLPWLSIYTVIDLFALIPLPQVLIGVMFYTMKGSGFVEHIKVLNIFLLCQYFPRIYRIYLSAKEYKITNSIWVKGLYNLFLYILASHLLGALWYFFSIERELSCWHEACVNHSIDPRECINTFYCDSRSTMARNITFLNEHCPLDTLDGALSPFNFGIFLDSLKNQNTEHIKFEKKFFYSLWWGLRNLSNFGTNLTTSTYVWENLFAVAISVVGLLLFLYLIGNVQTYMQMEASKAEELSEKIKLKKLEVRTWMSRNEIPDVMKEAILSNIRQNLKRHIDADLHHFLFYILPVNIRTHLKHCLCMKTLQKVKTLEDMDVKVLTFICNYLKPVRYTENSFVFRMGDPLDCMLFIIEGTVWTYGSTDSQAGQGISSMDTKPLGKGDFYGEELLDCASHRFTKLPVSSKHVKTQTKVEAFVLMAKDLETVVSKSRLEWEKKKKKGSQLLESVAASTIASAFRLHLRKNKRALQ from the exons ATGGTGCACTCCATTCAGGCAGTGAACCATGGTCTCCAAAAATATGCTTCGCGCCATATTCATCGGAG AGAGGCTGGAGAATATTCGAAATCGATGTGCAGCAGGGACCTTAACTTGATAAAGAAGATTCGTAAAACGCTGGGGCCTTACCTTCCAAGATGGAGCAtaatatatgtgatatcatGCGTATTTGCTGTCTCTATTGATCCCTTCTTCTTTTACATTGTGATCATCGATCAGGATAACAAGTGTTTTCAAATAGACAAAACGTTGGCTTTTGTTGCTTTTCTTATGCGATTAATCACGGATGTCATTTTCCTGGTGCATTTAATATGTGAAATCTGTGACCGTGTTCAAAATCCAAATACCCTGGAAATAGCTCCGAAGATGTTGCCGTGGTTATCTATCTATACTGTAATAGATTTGTTCGCTCTTATTCCCCTCCCTCAA GTGCTAATAGGAGTTATGTTTTACACAATGAAAGGCTCAGGATTCGTGGAACACATCAAGGTCCTGAATATTTTTCTTCTCTGTCAATATTTTCCGAGGATTTATCGAATTTACCTATCGGCCAAGGAATACAAAATAACTAATAGCATATGGGTTAAGGGTCTATACAACTTGTTTCTCTACATTCTTGCCAGCCAT CTGCTTGGAGCTCTTTGGTACTTTTTTTCTATTGAACGAGAGTTATCATGTTGGCACGAGGCTTGTGTAAATCATAGTATAGATCCCAGGGAATGTATAAATACTTTCTATTGTGATAGTCGGAGTACTATGGCAAGGAATATAACATTTCTAAATGAGCATTGCCCATTGGATACTCTAGATGGTGCTTTATCTCCATTTAACTTTGGAATTTTTCTTGATTCCCTAAAGAATCAAAACACGGAGCATATAaagttcgaaaagaagttttttTACTCTTTATGGTGGGGCTTGAGAAATCTGAG TAATTTTGGGACCAATCTGACAACAAGTACGTATGTGTGGGAAAACTTGTTTGCGGTTGCCATTTCTGTCGTTGGCTTGCTACTGTTTTTATATCTCATTGGAAACGTGCAG ACTTATATGCAGATGGAAGCTTCAAAAGCAGAAGAGCTAAGCGAAAAGATTAAGCTGAAGAAGCTAGAAGTAAGGACATGGATGTCCAGAAACGAAATCCCTGATGTTATGAAGGAAGCAATCTTGAGTAACATAAGGCAAAACTTGAAACGACACATTGATGCTGATCTCCATCATTTTCTGTTCTATATTCTTCCTGTGAATATCAGAACACATCTGAAACATTGTCTTTGCATGAAGACACTTCAGAAA GTAAAAACGCTTGAAGATATGGATGTCAAAGTGTTGACGTTTATCTGCAACTATCTGAAGCCAGTGAGGTACACTGAGAACAGCTTCGTTTTTCGAATGGGTGATCCACTCGACTGCATGCTGTTCATTATCGAAGGGACAGTGTGGACCTACGGGTCGACTGATAGTCAAGCTGGGCAAGGAATCTCATCAATGGACACCAAGCCCCTCGGGAAAGGTGACTTTTACGGGGAAGAGCTTCTCGATTGCGCATCACACCGTTTCACCAAACTTCCAGTCTCCAGCAAACATGTCAAAACTCAGACAAAAGTAGAAGCATTTGTGCTCATGGCAAAGGACTTGGAAACGGTAGTTTCCAAATCCCGGTTAGAGtgggagaaaaagaagaagaagggttctCAATTGTTGGAGTCCGTGGCAGCTTCTACCATAGCATCAGCATTCCGTCTTCATCTCCGCAAAAACAAACGTGCACTACAATAG